In Pseudomonas abieticivorans, the genomic window CCGCCACCGTGACCATGGTCATGCCAATAAGGCCAGCAACCACTCAGCAAAAGCGAACCTGCCAACAGGGTGATCATTACTACCGTGCGTTTCATGTGAACCTTCTCCGAATGCAAGACGAAGATCTCGCTGCCATCGTGGGTTGGATCAAAAAACGCCGGCGGAGTTCTGGTATGTATCGGAAATATTTCGTTAAGTAATTAAAAAACAATGACAAATACACCGCCTCAGGGGAGCAACGATAGCCGCGCCCTTCTGGCCGGATGCATCACACTGGAGTAGGCGGACATGGCAGAGGCCCAGGTCATGACCAGCGCCCCGATGAGGATACTTGCCTTCTGCCCCCGCAAGACGCCCAAGTCTTCAGGCACGGAAAGGTAAGTCAGCGTACCCAGCGAAATGGCCGCCACGACACTGGAGCAGGACATCGCAATGATCACCGCATGGGTCAGGTCCGGCTTGCACCGATAAAGCATGGAACGCACCAAATAGAGGACGATGAAAAACAGGCTGGAACCTATGGACCAACTGATTTGATCAAAGGGCATGCGTACGCTCGCCGCTCAGGATGGGCGGGAAACGATGAGACCGAACATGGCCCCAAGCACTGCGCCGACCACGGCACTACCCAGGCTGGGGCACAGCATATTGGCCATCGACGCACAGCCTGCCGTGGTCGCAATCACAGTGATGTCCATGAACCGACGGGGGATGAGATACGACTTGTTACGACGCGGCTCCCTGCTGAACATGACACTCCTCCTGCACCCTGTTTGCTCGACTTGAATCATCCGTGACCGCACGGCAATAGCCGTCGCTTGCCAGAAAGTATCAGTGGCAACACCGACATAAACAACCCAGCGGCAAAAAATCAGAAAAGACCTACAAAACCGGTTTGACCCCACCCCCAATTCGGCCAACACTTTTTTCGCGCGCAACAAAAAAGGCGACCCTTTCGGATCGCCTTTTTCACACCGCCCAGCAGAGCGGATTTTGTTTGGTAGGCGCGATTGGACTCGAACCAACGACCCCCACCATGTCAAGGTGGTGCTCTAACCAACTGAGCTACGTGCCTGCTGTGAGGCGGCATTCTACGGAATTACGCCATGCTGTCAATCAATTTTTTTAGCTAACCCCCTGAATAAGCGCAATTTTTAGTAAAAAGCGCACGACAGATTTTTCATCCGACGCTGGCAGGGCCATTTGATCTCAGGTAGCATCCGCCCATACGTTAAAAATATTAAACAGAGGTTTCAGGATGGCGAACACTCCCTACCCACAGTCTTATTACGCGGCGTCTGCCAATGCAGCGCCGGTCCGCCCTGCCCTGCAAGGCGAAGTCCAGACTGATGTGTGCGTGATCGGCGCCGGCTACACGGGCCTTTCCAGTGCCCTATTCCTGTTGGAAAACGGCTTCTCGGTGACCGTGCTCGAAGCCGCCAAGGTCGGTTTCGGTGCCTCGGGCCGCAACGGCGGCCAGATCGTCAACAGTTACAGCCGCGACATCGACGTGATCGAACGCACCGTTGGCCCCAAGCAAGCGCAATTGCTGGGCCAGATGGCTTTCGAGGGCGGCCGCATCATCCGCGAGCGCGTGGCCAAGTACAACATCCAGTGCGACCTGAAGGACGGCGGCGTGTTCGCTGCGCTGACGGCCAAGCAGATGGGCCACCTGGAATCGCAAAAGCGCCTGTGGGAGCGCTTTGGCCACACCCAGCTGGAACTGCTGGACCAACGCCGCATTCGTGAAGTGGTGGCGTGCGACCAGTACATCGGCGGCATGCTGGACATGAGCGGCGGCCACATCCACCCGCTGAACCTGGCCTTGGGTGAAGCCGCGGCGGTCGAGTCGCTGGGTGGCACGATCTACGAGCAGTCCCCGGCCATCCGCATCGAGCGCGGCGCCAACCCCGTGGTGCACACCCCACAGGGCAAGGTACGCGCCAAGTTCATCATCGTCGCGGGCAACGCCTACCTGGGCAACCTGGTGCCGGAGCTTGCGGCCAAATCCATGCCGTGCGGCACCCAGGTGATTACCACCGAGCCTTTGAGCGACGAGTTGGCGCGCACCCTGCTG contains:
- a CDS encoding NAD(P)/FAD-dependent oxidoreductase, which gives rise to MANTPYPQSYYAASANAAPVRPALQGEVQTDVCVIGAGYTGLSSALFLLENGFSVTVLEAAKVGFGASGRNGGQIVNSYSRDIDVIERTVGPKQAQLLGQMAFEGGRIIRERVAKYNIQCDLKDGGVFAALTAKQMGHLESQKRLWERFGHTQLELLDQRRIREVVACDQYIGGMLDMSGGHIHPLNLALGEAAAVESLGGTIYEQSPAIRIERGANPVVHTPQGKVRAKFIIVAGNAYLGNLVPELAAKSMPCGTQVITTEPLSDELARTLLPQDYCVEDCNYLLDYYRLTSDKRLIFGGGVVYGARDPANIEAIIRPKMIKAFPQLKDVKIDYAWTGNFLLTLSRLPQVGRLGDNIYYSQGCSGHGVTYTHLAGKVLAEALRGQAERFDAFAGLPHYPFPGGRLLGTPLTALGAWYYSLRDKLGF